The Victivallis lenta genome window below encodes:
- a CDS encoding BlaI/MecI/CopY family transcriptional regulator yields the protein MKNTVVTNSELELLKLLWETSPLTAPELTERAAASCGWDASTVKTLLARLVGKGAVRQCGRKRFYFYRPLLSREEYREAAGERLAAQAFDDDCAAMVSFFVRRGKLSAADIAELKRLLDEQETENE from the coding sequence GTGAAAAACACAGTGGTGACGAACAGTGAACTCGAACTTTTGAAGCTGTTATGGGAGACTTCTCCCCTGACTGCGCCGGAACTGACGGAACGGGCGGCCGCCTCCTGCGGCTGGGACGCCAGCACGGTGAAGACCCTGCTGGCGCGGCTGGTCGGGAAAGGCGCCGTCCGGCAATGCGGCCGCAAACGCTTCTACTTCTACCGGCCGCTGCTGAGCCGGGAGGAGTACCGCGAAGCGGCCGGCGAACGGCTGGCCGCTCAGGCGTTCGACGACGACTGCGCGGCGATGGTCAGCTTCTTCGTGCGGAGAGGGAAGCTTTCCGCCGCGGATATCGCGGAACTGAAACGCCTTCTCGACGAACAGGAGACGGAAAATGAGTGA
- a CDS encoding M56 family metallopeptidase, with translation MSELGTYLLGMLLRGCLLALLLITVERLFQVRPGRKQLLVLLCLSFLPLSQPVLRLPSEIQLRTMQTVREERPAAPSSQTGSASSVPAPVSLHHAMGRTALFLIAAGLFLLLKRLHRLRRWTRRVRSLPPICDARMAALLNRARNLTGNTRRRIDLRDGGSLNAGPLSCCVFRSVILLPAERCGLLPDRELLMLLTHECLHLKRRDPLRTLLLTLTGTLFWFNPLIRLCRSRLEQFREMECDAQTAELLNLTSAGRGSYARLILDFAADGNVFPPLPACSLSRSAENIRQRIQGITMNSPASSRRLRCIMLCVLFSAGIAGCCLTPGVMKPEPAGKRRSFPRETTFTTSPYPASGLLLRCKAVRHESDFILFHFDLKEKGKTIAAPRIAVPDGDKGAVEMVTDFLPRETFRREFPSKNFGIGALDGFGAVILCRGKFLDDDHAEVKCSVFLRSGGRFDEKKKEFQEKTLVREYAIPRLKLGETVTFSLDRPNPYETAAAE, from the coding sequence ATGAGTGAGCTCGGCACTTATCTCCTCGGCATGCTGCTGCGCGGCTGTCTGCTGGCGCTTCTGCTGATCACCGTTGAACGCCTCTTTCAGGTACGTCCGGGCCGGAAGCAGCTTCTCGTACTGCTTTGTCTCTCCTTTCTCCCCTTGAGCCAGCCTGTCCTGCGCCTGCCGTCGGAGATTCAACTCCGGACGATGCAAACAGTCCGGGAGGAGCGACCGGCGGCACCGTCTTCCCAGACGGGGAGTGCATCCTCCGTTCCCGCCCCGGTCTCCCTGCATCATGCGATGGGCCGAACTGCCCTGTTTCTGATTGCGGCCGGACTGTTTCTGCTGCTGAAACGATTGCACCGGCTTCGTCGCTGGACGCGCCGGGTACGCAGCCTGCCGCCGATTTGCGACGCACGCATGGCAGCCCTGCTGAACCGGGCAAGGAATCTGACCGGAAACACCCGCCGCAGGATCGATCTCCGCGACGGCGGTTCGCTCAATGCCGGGCCGCTCTCCTGCTGCGTATTCCGTTCCGTCATCCTGCTTCCCGCGGAGCGATGTGGCCTTCTGCCTGACCGTGAACTCCTTATGTTGCTGACCCATGAATGTCTGCACCTGAAGCGGCGCGATCCGCTGCGGACACTCCTGCTCACGCTGACCGGAACGCTGTTCTGGTTCAATCCGCTTATCCGCCTCTGCCGCTCCCGGCTTGAGCAGTTCCGGGAGATGGAGTGTGACGCACAAACGGCGGAGCTCCTGAACCTGACTTCCGCCGGACGCGGTTCGTATGCCCGGCTGATCCTCGATTTCGCCGCAGACGGCAATGTTTTTCCGCCTCTTCCCGCCTGCAGCCTCAGCCGAAGCGCCGAAAACATCCGGCAACGCATTCAGGGAATCACCATGAACTCTCCCGCATCCTCCCGCCGCCTCCGCTGCATTATGCTGTGCGTACTCTTTTCCGCCGGGATTGCGGGCTGCTGCCTGACGCCGGGCGTCATGAAACCGGAACCGGCCGGGAAAAGGCGGAGCTTCCCACGGGAGACAACCTTCACAACGTCGCCGTACCCTGCGAGCGGGCTTCTATTGCGCTGCAAGGCGGTCCGGCATGAATCCGATTTCATCCTGTTCCATTTCGACCTGAAAGAAAAAGGGAAAACCATTGCCGCACCGCGAATTGCCGTCCCGGACGGAGACAAGGGGGCAGTGGAAATGGTGACAGATTTTCTGCCGCGCGAGACCTTTCGCCGGGAGTTCCCGTCGAAGAATTTCGGAATCGGAGCCCTCGACGGCTTCGGCGCGGTTATCCTCTGCCGGGGAAAATTCCTCGATGACGATCATGCCGAAGTCAAATGTTCCGTCTTTCTCCGCAGCGGCGGCCGGTTCGACGAAAAGAAAAAAGAATTTCAGGAGAAAACGCTGGTGCGGGAGTACGCGATTCCGCGCTTGAAACTCGGCGAAACAGTGACCTTCTCCCTCGATCGGCCCAACCCGTACGAGACCGCAGCCGCAGAATAA
- a CDS encoding cellulase family glycosylhydrolase: MRFYRKLFCMIGLGCLIAASASAGWKEERDFAEKMKKECERSPRQTPYRVNGETIPVEPEFCINIHHLDDKVAANLKKAGIKTVRHTIYWYAVEKTKTPGVYDRNELEKLDKRFADYKKFGLEPLVIVHGNAPGTGFANRQESYERFGKFMAMLAKRYPDVRYFQLWNEMDVAFTDLFGKNAKLPMEERAKCYVEMLKVVTPMIRAANPKAVVVTGGMVDSDEFPHGLYKHGGREYFDVLALHTYGMPLSWSFIGRGARVRKIMDENGDAAKPLWNTEFGASGEGIAQAWGIPKEDPVKSFDERQCDMLTGCMEFNKKAKIYSKYFVYAYHAGSEASKAMKEKLEKQVPGINFNDITFSLVKKDGTPKKFMQRLIDDQSRKKKITQEAGRAKSVDGRLYFRNRPFFPLGLVFGRTDAEMQKAKASGFNSIHQEYSLRDVLPEGPDRIDPAGVRRIRDLHETARRNGMVLFPLLTGHYIPGWLGKTAGPAPADINGAPVGLWFRHSLHHPAYRNALETFWRTVAREVGDDPNAALFVSWNEPAYGLDATPAALNAYRNAMKRQHGSIDAFNKAMGTQFAAFETIVPPAAPDENRKFFYCWFRYNQQAFADFFAWQRSILLAEAPEMKLSGKHPVTALLGDALQVNHIPLQAAAQDIYGCDAYNGSLLHYRDAMEAARSLSGGGPVISYETHAQKGIPPVKPDHAALQMFVQILGGCRGIFFFCNGEQPQFGFYSDKATPPPVREKLEKLFRLIDANQTIFSLPRAKAQIAVLLSDTANLHYGSDPEPPRRDEYAKRVSQTYDLLRNQHFAVDFITESQLAGKLGDYRLLVVPSRSILTDAELELLASYLKNGGKLLAFGKAFDRNEFFEPRGLPPLLGIDRREPAPWNRGQMRLVEVDPALAEQFPTEIIVQEPERVNPLPMEQAIPGYIPESRLDAHRTLAANQDAYPSIVMSNDGRVVYCAFDSLYSTELSQLIGGIVERSLGIPREMRITRPGSPDEAVELLGAVNRCGDETALLFANSGARPGRWEIAVPGVPDGTWRELSSGEAVPVKEGRFSLSLPPYGYAVLTPAR; this comes from the coding sequence ATGAGATTTTACAGGAAACTGTTCTGCATGATCGGGCTTGGCTGCCTGATTGCCGCATCCGCCTCCGCCGGCTGGAAAGAGGAGCGGGATTTTGCGGAAAAGATGAAAAAGGAGTGCGAGCGCTCGCCGCGTCAGACTCCATACCGGGTAAATGGAGAAACCATTCCGGTTGAGCCGGAGTTCTGTATCAATATCCATCATCTCGACGATAAGGTCGCCGCGAATTTGAAAAAAGCCGGAATCAAAACCGTCCGGCATACAATTTACTGGTATGCTGTTGAGAAAACGAAAACTCCGGGCGTTTATGACAGGAATGAATTGGAAAAGCTCGACAAACGGTTTGCGGATTACAAGAAGTTCGGCCTCGAACCGCTGGTGATCGTCCACGGTAACGCGCCCGGCACGGGTTTTGCGAATCGGCAGGAGTCCTACGAACGGTTCGGGAAGTTCATGGCAATGCTCGCAAAGCGTTACCCGGACGTGAGATATTTCCAGTTGTGGAACGAGATGGATGTCGCGTTCACGGATCTTTTCGGAAAAAATGCAAAGCTTCCGATGGAGGAGCGCGCGAAGTGTTACGTCGAAATGCTGAAGGTCGTTACGCCGATGATCAGGGCCGCGAATCCGAAAGCGGTCGTTGTGACGGGCGGCATGGTCGACAGCGACGAATTTCCGCACGGGCTTTACAAACACGGCGGCCGGGAGTATTTCGACGTGCTCGCGCTTCACACCTACGGCATGCCGCTTTCGTGGTCGTTCATCGGGCGCGGGGCGCGGGTGCGGAAGATCATGGACGAAAACGGCGACGCGGCAAAGCCGCTCTGGAACACCGAGTTCGGTGCAAGCGGCGAGGGAATCGCCCAGGCATGGGGCATCCCGAAGGAGGATCCGGTCAAGTCGTTTGATGAACGTCAGTGCGATATGCTGACCGGATGTATGGAGTTCAACAAAAAGGCGAAAATTTACAGCAAATATTTCGTCTATGCCTACCATGCGGGTTCGGAGGCGTCGAAGGCGATGAAGGAAAAACTGGAGAAACAGGTTCCCGGCATCAATTTCAATGATATCACTTTCAGTCTGGTGAAAAAGGACGGAACTCCGAAAAAGTTCATGCAGCGGTTGATCGATGATCAGTCGCGCAAAAAAAAAATAACGCAGGAAGCGGGACGCGCCAAAAGCGTTGATGGACGTCTCTATTTTCGCAACCGCCCGTTTTTCCCGCTCGGGCTGGTGTTCGGGCGGACCGATGCGGAGATGCAAAAGGCGAAGGCGTCCGGCTTCAACAGCATCCATCAGGAGTACAGCCTCCGCGATGTGCTGCCGGAAGGGCCGGACAGGATCGATCCGGCCGGCGTGCGGCGCATCCGCGATCTGCACGAGACCGCCCGGCGGAACGGCATGGTGCTGTTTCCGCTGCTGACCGGACACTACATACCGGGCTGGCTGGGCAAAACGGCGGGACCGGCTCCCGCCGACATCAACGGTGCTCCGGTCGGTCTCTGGTTCCGGCACAGTCTGCATCACCCGGCCTACCGGAATGCGCTGGAAACCTTCTGGCGAACCGTGGCTCGGGAGGTCGGCGACGACCCGAATGCCGCGCTCTTCGTAAGCTGGAACGAACCGGCCTACGGGCTCGATGCGACACCGGCCGCCTTGAACGCCTACCGGAACGCGATGAAACGGCAGCACGGCTCGATCGACGCATTCAATAAGGCGATGGGAACGCAATTCGCCGCATTTGAAACGATCGTTCCGCCCGCCGCGCCGGATGAAAACCGGAAATTTTTCTACTGCTGGTTCCGCTATAACCAGCAGGCGTTTGCGGATTTTTTCGCCTGGCAGCGTTCGATCCTGCTGGCCGAGGCCCCGGAAATGAAGCTCTCCGGCAAGCACCCGGTGACGGCATTGCTCGGCGACGCGCTTCAGGTCAACCATATACCGCTGCAGGCCGCGGCACAGGATATCTACGGCTGCGACGCCTACAACGGCTCTCTGCTCCATTATCGCGACGCGATGGAGGCGGCCCGGTCGCTCTCCGGCGGCGGTCCGGTCATTTCGTACGAAACGCATGCACAGAAGGGGATTCCGCCGGTGAAGCCGGACCACGCCGCGTTGCAGATGTTCGTGCAGATCCTCGGCGGCTGCCGCGGGATTTTCTTCTTCTGCAACGGCGAACAGCCGCAGTTCGGCTTCTACTCCGACAAAGCCACGCCGCCGCCGGTGCGGGAGAAGCTTGAAAAACTGTTCCGGCTCATCGATGCGAACCAGACGATTTTTTCGCTGCCGCGCGCGAAGGCGCAGATCGCGGTGCTGCTCTCCGACACGGCGAATCTGCACTACGGCAGCGACCCGGAGCCGCCGAGGCGGGACGAATATGCGAAACGGGTCTCTCAAACCTATGATCTTCTTCGCAATCAGCATTTTGCCGTCGACTTCATCACGGAGTCGCAACTGGCGGGGAAGCTTGGTGATTACCGCCTTCTCGTCGTCCCCTCCCGCTCGATCCTGACTGATGCCGAGTTGGAACTCCTGGCCTCCTATCTGAAAAACGGCGGAAAACTGCTGGCGTTCGGCAAGGCGTTCGACCGCAACGAGTTTTTTGAACCGCGCGGCCTTCCGCCGCTGCTCGGCATCGACAGGCGCGAGCCTGCGCCGTGGAATCGCGGCCAGATGCGGCTGGTGGAGGTCGATCCGGCTCTGGCCGAACAGTTTCCGACCGAGATTATCGTGCAGGAACCCGAACGTGTGAATCCGCTGCCGATGGAACAGGCGATTCCGGGCTACATTCCCGAAAGCCGGCTGGATGCGCATCGGACGCTGGCCGCAAATCAGGACGCCTACCCGTCGATCGTCATGTCGAACGACGGACGGGTGGTCTACTGCGCGTTCGATTCGCTCTACTCGACCGAGCTTTCGCAATTGATCGGGGGAATTGTCGAGCGGAGTCTCGGAATCCCGCGCGAAATGCGGATCACGCGCCCCGGCAGTCCGGACGAGGCGGTCGAGCTGCTGGGCGCCGTGAACCGATGCGGAGACGAGACGGCGCTCCTTTTTGCAAACTCCGGCGCGCGGCCGGGCCGATGGGAGATCGCCGTCCCCGGAGTTCCGGACGGAACGTGGCGCGAACTTTCCTCCGGAGAGGCGGTTCCGGTGAAAGAGGGGCGTTTCTCTCTTTCGCTGCCGCCGTACGGCTACGCGGTGCTGACGCCGGCGCGCTGA
- a CDS encoding type II secretion system protein, whose translation MKKSPFTLIELLVVIAIIAILASMLLPALSQARERGKTTACLNQLKQVGLGIGMYANDNADQIPSKWEGDMRAVSNWKTRCGLGLLTPSYLPMQGKVTGADVVKGAGYGRSRLMHCPSNLNSFVKTVNFSDYNYRYYDGYGKISKQTGLHPDFKIRWSAVMMVQDEVGAFNQAYHAGKTNQLYYGGHAGTIASSRYFGKTWQWKYMNEEF comes from the coding sequence ATGAAAAAGAGTCCATTTACCCTGATCGAACTGCTGGTTGTGATTGCGATCATCGCCATTCTGGCATCGATGCTGCTGCCGGCATTGAGCCAGGCGCGCGAGCGAGGCAAGACGACGGCGTGTCTGAACCAGCTCAAGCAAGTCGGGCTCGGCATCGGCATGTACGCGAATGACAATGCCGATCAGATTCCGAGCAAGTGGGAGGGGGATATGCGGGCGGTCAGCAACTGGAAAACCCGCTGCGGCCTCGGCTTGCTGACGCCGTCCTATCTGCCGATGCAGGGCAAGGTTACCGGCGCCGATGTCGTCAAGGGGGCCGGTTACGGCAGATCGCGCCTCATGCACTGCCCGTCGAATCTGAACAGCTTCGTGAAAACCGTCAATTTCAGCGATTACAATTACCGTTATTACGACGGTTACGGGAAGATTTCGAAACAGACCGGCCTGCACCCGGATTTCAAGATCCGCTGGAGCGCGGTCATGATGGTTCAGGATGAAGTCGGCGCCTTCAATCAGGCCTATCATGCCGGAAAGACCAATCAGCTCTACTACGGCGGTCACGCCGGAACCATTGCGTCCAGCCGCTATTTCGGCAAGACCTGGCAGTGGAAGTATATGAACGAGGAATTTTGA
- a CDS encoding prepilin-type N-terminal cleavage/methylation domain-containing protein has protein sequence MRKHFTLIELLVVIAIITILAAMLLPALNQARERGKAASCVSNLKQTGIALNMYSNDNRDFHPYFYGQESHNRLIVSDWKKRVGLGLLAPDYLPTFGSPNSGEIQNGAGNGRPKTIRCPGNGDGFRQNANFGDYQYMLSPSYLTKKSTTGYSTMYGTDWNRVPLVRDQTDSSSGAYSRAVHLGSTNAVMYDGHVGSIKLHQYFMKGFKDVVEKR, from the coding sequence ATGAGAAAACATTTTACCCTGATCGAACTGCTCGTCGTTATTGCAATCATTACGATTCTTGCTGCGATGTTGCTTCCGGCGTTGAATCAGGCGCGCGAAAGAGGAAAGGCGGCTTCCTGTGTCAGCAACTTAAAGCAGACTGGAATTGCTCTTAACATGTACTCGAATGACAATCGGGATTTTCATCCGTATTTTTATGGACAGGAAAGCCATAACCGTTTGATTGTGAGTGACTGGAAAAAGCGTGTCGGGCTCGGGTTGCTGGCTCCGGACTATTTGCCGACTTTCGGCAGCCCGAACAGCGGAGAAATCCAAAATGGAGCCGGGAACGGCCGTCCTAAAACGATCAGATGCCCGGGAAATGGAGACGGTTTCAGGCAGAATGCGAATTTCGGCGATTACCAATATATGCTCAGCCCGAGTTATTTGACGAAAAAGTCGACAACCGGATACAGCACGATGTACGGAACCGATTGGAACCGTGTTCCGCTTGTCCGGGATCAGACCGATTCGTCATCCGGGGCTTATTCGCGTGCTGTTCATCTGGGCTCTACGAATGCGGTCATGTACGATGGGCATGTCGGAAGCATTAAACTGCACCAGTACTTCATGAAGGGATTCAAGGACGTGGTGGAAAAGCGTTAA
- a CDS encoding type II secretion system protein GspG, with protein sequence MKKRFTLTEVLVVVFLIGVLTAIGFGMYSYAMNSAKESATRALFSRLNAALESCNTKFGIIPPSTTQAEFNEITVTVDSTSGLIKKLEFGGRTFDSSGSQAEKDYLKEFLSQIDAETLKESINSNDKLEDSWGNPIFYAYPGKFNKTGYDLYSAGPDGYIGVLAKQGKGVPLTSGNLNNSSLYFEKDSSPYFKDSSTNELLSDDIFNF encoded by the coding sequence ATGAAAAAGCGTTTTACCCTGACCGAAGTCCTGGTCGTGGTGTTTCTGATCGGCGTTCTGACGGCGATCGGGTTCGGCATGTACAGTTACGCGATGAACTCGGCCAAAGAGAGCGCCACCCGCGCCCTCTTCTCCCGCCTCAACGCCGCGCTGGAATCCTGCAATACGAAGTTCGGCATCATTCCCCCAAGTACTACTCAAGCTGAATTCAATGAAATAACAGTAACTGTGGATAGTACCTCAGGGTTGATCAAGAAACTTGAATTCGGCGGTCGGACATTCGACTCCTCCGGTTCTCAGGCGGAAAAAGACTACCTGAAAGAATTCCTGAGTCAGATTGATGCCGAAACCCTGAAAGAGAGCATCAATTCCAATGATAAACTGGAAGACAGCTGGGGCAACCCGATTTTCTATGCCTATCCGGGGAAATTCAATAAAACAGGTTATGATCTCTATTCCGCGGGACCGGATGGATATATCGGCGTGCTTGCGAAGCAAGGCAAGGGGGTTCCTCTGACAAGCGGCAACTTAAATAACAGTAGCCTCTATTTTGAAAAAGACAGCAGCCCCTATTTTAAAGATAGTTCAACTAATGAACTTCTGTCTGACGACATCTTCAACTTCTGA
- a CDS encoding glycoside hydrolase family 172 protein: MFGSLDSLTKISTARSRSISAENVYGEPGRGGMAEVSDTPQPEVVRIGQGWGNNSCARELGQKWKVRPCITLAPAAVTTLMDVDGPGCIRHIWITVNEKHLRNIVLRMYWDGEEAPSVEVPLGDFFCNACLHTAQIVAVPINVNPTNGMNCYFPMPFARHAKITVENLLPDEGIDGFFYTINFEELDEPAGDAYFHARFNRTNPLRYGDDYTILDGVEGSGNFVGCYMTWQQNNNGWWGEGEVKMFLDGDTEFPTICGTGTEDYFGGAWCFNKTFSSPFLGYPFGGENRTGARHSLYRFHVLDAIHFHSSLKVTIQAIGWRDKGRYLPLQDDISSVAYFYLKEPHKPFPALPDRNGLEII; this comes from the coding sequence ATGTTTGGTTCACTCGATTCCCTCACGAAGATTTCGACGGCCCGTTCGCGTTCGATTTCGGCTGAAAATGTCTACGGCGAGCCCGGGCGAGGCGGCATGGCCGAGGTCAGCGATACGCCGCAGCCCGAGGTGGTCCGCATCGGGCAGGGGTGGGGCAATAACAGTTGCGCGCGCGAGCTCGGGCAAAAGTGGAAGGTGCGTCCGTGCATCACGCTCGCGCCGGCGGCGGTTACGACGCTGATGGATGTCGACGGCCCCGGCTGTATCCGGCATATCTGGATTACGGTGAACGAAAAGCATCTGCGGAACATCGTGCTTCGGATGTACTGGGACGGGGAAGAGGCTCCGAGCGTCGAAGTTCCGCTCGGCGACTTCTTCTGCAACGCCTGTCTGCATACGGCGCAGATCGTCGCCGTTCCGATCAATGTGAATCCGACCAACGGCATGAACTGCTACTTCCCGATGCCGTTTGCCCGCCACGCGAAAATCACGGTGGAGAACCTGCTGCCGGACGAGGGAATCGACGGCTTCTTTTACACGATCAACTTCGAAGAGCTCGACGAGCCGGCCGGAGACGCATATTTCCACGCCCGGTTCAACCGGACGAATCCGCTCAGGTACGGCGACGACTACACGATTCTCGATGGCGTTGAAGGGAGCGGCAACTTCGTCGGCTGTTATATGACCTGGCAGCAGAACAACAACGGCTGGTGGGGCGAGGGCGAGGTCAAGATGTTCCTTGACGGCGACACGGAATTCCCGACCATCTGCGGCACCGGCACCGAGGACTATTTCGGCGGAGCCTGGTGTTTCAATAAAACCTTCAGCTCTCCGTTTCTCGGCTATCCGTTCGGCGGGGAGAACCGCACCGGCGCGCGTCACAGCCTCTACCGCTTCCACGTGCTCGATGCAATTCATTTTCACAGCAGTCTGAAGGTTACGATCCAGGCGATCGGCTGGCGCGACAAAGGGCGTTACCTGCCGCTGCAGGACGATATTTCGTCGGTTGCCTACTTCTATTTGAAAGAGCCGCACAAGCCGTTCCCGGCGCTGCCGGACCGCAACGGCCTTGAGATCATCTGA
- a CDS encoding SDR family oxidoreductase translates to MNIDGKTVLVTGGARRVGAELVRAFAAAGADIRLHVRRSRDEAGELAAALPAPERCRILTADLAVPGEAAKLFEACGPVDILVNNASMFEPGELAAGPEARDREHFEVNFWSPLALMRAFAAQQLREGAVVNLLDQEVVHGSARGGAYALSRRALADATLEFARELGPRNLRFNAVAPGPVLPPAWLPGGKMEKTLPTLPLRRKVGLADLAEAVLFLCRNDSITGEILCVDCGQHL, encoded by the coding sequence ATGAATATTGATGGAAAAACCGTTCTCGTCACCGGCGGCGCGCGCCGGGTCGGGGCGGAGCTGGTCCGCGCCTTCGCCGCGGCGGGAGCCGATATCCGGCTTCACGTCCGGCGGTCGCGCGACGAAGCCGGGGAGCTGGCGGCGGCGCTGCCGGCGCCGGAGCGGTGCCGGATTCTGACGGCCGACCTCGCCGTTCCGGGGGAGGCTGCGAAACTGTTCGAAGCCTGCGGGCCGGTCGATATCCTCGTCAACAACGCCTCGATGTTCGAGCCGGGCGAGCTGGCTGCCGGGCCGGAAGCGCGCGACCGGGAGCATTTCGAGGTGAATTTCTGGAGCCCGCTCGCCCTGATGCGCGCTTTTGCGGCGCAGCAGCTTCGGGAGGGAGCGGTCGTCAACCTGCTCGATCAGGAGGTCGTGCACGGTTCGGCGCGGGGAGGAGCTTACGCGCTGTCGCGCCGCGCGCTGGCCGATGCGACGCTCGAATTCGCGCGAGAACTCGGCCCCCGGAATCTGCGCTTCAACGCGGTTGCGCCCGGTCCCGTCCTGCCCCCTGCGTGGCTGCCGGGCGGAAAGATGGAGAAAACGCTTCCGACGCTGCCGTTGCGCCGGAAGGTCGGGCTGGCCGATCTTGCCGAAGCGGTTCTGTTCCTCTGCCGCAACGATTCAATCACCGGAGAGATTCTCTGTGTCGACTGCGGCCAGCATCTGTGA
- a CDS encoding AraC family transcriptional regulator, with amino-acid sequence MKVRYLKFETPRREGPLAVSGVGIGEEMEPGLIDRPHGTGDRLLMFFAGPVRLRVADGELQTEGPALRLWREGAGHFYGNPVERWSHSWLHFHGSCVPALLAEAGLAEEFCFEWNDIPLLESCLAPVYREITAMPEPDPRLLRNHLSSLFLEISRARKSGRRNRIPDSYLRVRRLIVSTPEQELDLAMLARMVSRSVPAFAANFRRHFGVSPIRCQLDSRIELARHLLHDRNLSVKEIGERCGYPDALQFSRMFRRRTGLSPTAYRQSASDA; translated from the coding sequence ATGAAAGTCCGCTACCTGAAATTCGAAACGCCGCGCCGGGAGGGGCCGCTCGCGGTCTCCGGCGTCGGCATCGGCGAGGAGATGGAGCCCGGACTGATCGACCGGCCGCATGGAACCGGAGACCGGCTGCTGATGTTTTTCGCAGGTCCGGTCCGGCTCCGGGTCGCGGACGGGGAGCTTCAGACCGAAGGCCCCGCCCTGCGGCTCTGGCGGGAGGGAGCCGGTCACTTTTACGGGAATCCGGTCGAACGCTGGAGCCACAGCTGGCTCCATTTCCACGGCAGCTGCGTTCCGGCCCTGCTGGCGGAGGCCGGGCTTGCGGAGGAGTTCTGTTTCGAGTGGAACGACATTCCGCTGCTCGAGTCGTGCCTCGCACCGGTCTACCGCGAGATCACCGCCATGCCGGAACCGGATCCCCGGCTGCTGCGGAATCATCTCTCCTCCCTGTTTCTCGAAATCAGCCGCGCCCGCAAAAGCGGCAGAAGGAACCGGATTCCGGACTCCTATCTGCGTGTCCGCCGGCTGATCGTCTCAACCCCGGAACAGGAACTCGACCTGGCCATGCTGGCCCGGATGGTCAGCCGTTCCGTACCGGCCTTCGCCGCGAATTTCCGCCGTCACTTCGGAGTCTCCCCGATCCGCTGCCAGCTCGACAGCCGGATCGAACTCGCGCGGCATCTGCTGCACGACCGGAATCTGTCGGTCAAGGAGATCGGCGAACGCTGCGGCTACCCGGATGCATTGCAGTTTTCACGCATGTTCCGCCGCCGCACCGGACTCTCTCCCACCGCTTACCGGCAAAGCGCCTCCGATGCATGA